From Thermovirga sp.:
TCCCAGACTCCTGTCTTCTTCAGGATAGCCCGGGCCGTGTCCGATGGAAGGGCTCCTTCACCCAGCCAGTAAAGAGCCCTTTCCTCCTGGACCTTCAACGCCGCCGGCTCCACCATGGGGTCATAGGACCCGATCTGTTCGATGAACGCCCCATCGCGGGGCGCCTTCGAGTCGGCGACGACCAGGCGGTAAAAGGGCCGTTTTTTCCGGCCAAACCTTGCAAGGCGAATTCTTACTGCCATCTTTTTCGCACCTCCTGTTTTTCTTC
This genomic window contains:
- the rpsP gene encoding 30S ribosomal protein S16; the protein is MAVRIRLARFGRKKRPFYRLVVADSKAPRDGAFIEQIGSYDPMVEPAALKVQEERALYWLGEGALPSDTARAILKKTGVWDKFSSGKKK